The window TTAAAACTGTAGAGCTGGAGACTGTATGCGGAATCACCAGCAAGCTTCCGGAAAACACAAAGCCGGAGTTTGCTTTTGCAGGCAAGTCCAATGTGGGAAAATCTTCTCTCATCAATGCCCTGATGAACCGCAAGTCCTTTGCCAGAATCTCGTCCCAGCCGGGAAAGACCCAGACAATTAATTTTTATAACATCAACGATGCCTTTTACTATGTGGACCTCCCTGGCTATGGTTATGCCAAGGTAGCGCAGGAAGTAAAAGCAAAATGGGGGAAAATGATAGAAAACTATCTCCACAACTCACCCATGCTCCGGTG of the Lacrimispora indolis DSM 755 genome contains:
- the yihA gene encoding ribosome biogenesis GTP-binding protein YihA/YsxC — protein: MIIKTVELETVCGITSKLPENTKPEFAFAGKSNVGKSSLINALMNRKSFARISSQPGKTQTINFYNINDAFYYVDLPGYGYAKVAQEVKAKWGKMIENYLHNSPMLRCVFLLIDIRHEPSENDKTMYNWIVYNGYQPVIIATKLDKIKRSQIQKSVKILRQGLGIGSDVTVIPFSAETKQGREEIWEMISESVNSLDKE